In the Gossypium raimondii isolate GPD5lz chromosome 9, ASM2569854v1, whole genome shotgun sequence genome, one interval contains:
- the LOC105799205 gene encoding uncharacterized protein LOC105799205 codes for MATPKQIWEQQQSQMQRVKNSGIILTNETPLKDDKEEEMAKSALALFRAKEEEIERKKMEVRDKVQAYMGRVEEATRRLSDIREELDALIDPMRKDIAFLRKKIDTANRELKPLGQSCQKKEREYKEALEAFNDKNKEKTQLVSKLMELVSESERLRMKKLEELSKSIETLS; via the exons ATGGCAACACCAAAGCAGATATGGGAGCAACAGCAATCCCAGATGCAGCGCGTAAAGAACTCGGGAATCATCCTTACCAATGAAACTCCATTGAAAGATGATAAGGAAGAGGAAATGGCCAAATCCGCATTGGCTTTGTTTCGAGCCAAAGAAGAAGAGATTGAGAGGAAGAAGATGGAGGTGAGAGACAAGGTTCAGGCTTATATGGGACGCGTCGAAGAAGCTACTCGCCGCTTGTCTGACATTCGAGAA GAGCTTGATGCCCTGATAGATCCAATGAGAAAGGACATTGCATTTCTGCGTAAGAAGATAGACACCGCTAACCGGGAGCTGAAACCATTGGGACAGAGCTGCCAGAAGAAG GAAAGAGAGTACAAAGAAGCTCTTGAAGCCTTCAATGACAAGAACAAGGAGAAAACACAACTAGTCAGCAAATTAATGGAG CTGGTGAGTGAAAGCGAGAGATTGAGGATGAAGAAGCTGGAGGAGCTGAGCAAAAGTATTGAAACACTTAGCTAA
- the LOC105799199 gene encoding histone deacetylase 9 isoform X1: protein MRSKDKISYFYDGDVGSVYFGPNHPMKPHRLCMTHHLVLAYDLHKKMEIYRPHKAYPVELAQFHSADYVEFLHRISPDTQHLFSNELARYNLGEDCPVFENLFEFCQIYAGGTIDAARRLNNQLCDIAINWAGGLHHAKKCEASGFCYINDLVLGILELLKYHARVLYIDIDVHHGDGVEEAFYFTDRVMTVSFHKFGDMFFPGTGDVKDIGEREGKYYAINVPLKDGIDDNSFTRLFKIIISKVVEMYQPGAIVLQCGADSLAGDRLGCFNLSIDGHAECVKIVKKFNLPLLVTGGGGYTKENVARCWTVETGVLLDTELPNEIPENEYIKYFAPDCLLNIPNGHIENLNSKSYLKTITMQVLENLRSIQHAPGVQMQEVPPDFYIPDFDEDEQNADERMDQHTQDKQIQRDDEYYDGDNDNDHNMDM from the exons ATGCGTTCCAAGGACAAAATATCCTACTTTTACGACg GAGATGTAGGGAGCGTATACTTTGGACCTAATCATCCAATGAAACCTCACCGGCTTTGTATGACTCACCATTTGGTCCTTGCCTATGACCTCCATAAAAAGATGGAAATTTAT CGTCCCCACAAGGCTTACCCCGTTGAACTCGCTCAGTTCCATTCAGCTGATTATGTCGAGTTTTTGCATCGAATTTCGCCAGATACGCAGCATTTGTTCTCGAATGAATTGGCCAGAT ACAATCTTGGAGAAGACTGCCCTGTGTTTGAAAACTTGTTTgaattttgtcaaatttatgCTGGTGGGACAATAG ATGCTGCAAGAAGATTAAACAATCAGTTATGTGATATTGCTATAAATTGGGCTGGTGGTTTACATCATGCCAAGAAGTGTGAGGCATCTGGCTTTTGTTACATCAATGACTTGGTTTTGGGAATCTTGGAGCTTCTGAAGTATCATGCCCGTGTTTTGTATATTGATATCGATGTACATCATGGTGATGGGGTTGAAGAAGCCTTTTATTTCACTGACAG GGTGATGACTGTTAGTTTTCACAAGTTTGGAGATATGTTCTTTCCTGGAACTGGTGATGTGAAG GACATAGGAGAAAGAGAAGGAAAGTATTACGCCATAAATGTCCCACTCAAAGATGGAATTGATGACAATAGCTTCACTAGATTGTTTAAGATA ATTATTTCCAAGGTTGTTGAAATGTATCAACCAGGTGCAATAGTTCTTCAATGTGGGGCAGATTCTCTTGCTGGGGATCGCTTGGGCTGTTTCAATCTCTCAATTGATG GACATGCTGAATGTGTTAAAATTGTGAAGAAATTCAACCTACCTTTACTG GTTACCGGAGGTGGAGGATATACTAAAGAAAATGTTGCACGTTGCTGGACTGTTGAAACAGGAGTTCTTTTAGATACAGAACTTCCTAATG AAATCCCAGAAAATGAgtatatcaaatattttgcACCAGATTGCTTGTTGAATATTCCAAATGGGCACATA GAGAATTTGAATAGCAAGTCATATCTTAAAACGATCACGATGCAAGTGCTGGAAAACCTTCGTAGCATCCAACATGCTCCAGGTGTACAGATGCAGGAG GTTCCACCTGATTTTTATATTCCTGATTTTGATGAAGATGAGCAAAATGCTGATGAGCGCATGGATC AGCACACCCAAGACAAGCAAATCCAGCGTGATGATGAATATTACGATGGTGACAACGATAATGATCATAACATGGACATGTGA
- the LOC105799199 gene encoding histone deacetylase 17 isoform X2, with product MYQPGAIVLQCGADSLAGDRLGCFNLSIDGHAECVKIVKKFNLPLLVTGGGGYTKENVARCWTVETGVLLDTELPNEIPENEYIKYFAPDCLLNIPNGHIENLNSKSYLKTITMQVLENLRSIQHAPGVQMQEVPPDFYIPDFDEDEQNADERMDQHTQDKQIQRDDEYYDGDNDNDHNMDM from the exons ATGTATCAACCAGGTGCAATAGTTCTTCAATGTGGGGCAGATTCTCTTGCTGGGGATCGCTTGGGCTGTTTCAATCTCTCAATTGATG GACATGCTGAATGTGTTAAAATTGTGAAGAAATTCAACCTACCTTTACTG GTTACCGGAGGTGGAGGATATACTAAAGAAAATGTTGCACGTTGCTGGACTGTTGAAACAGGAGTTCTTTTAGATACAGAACTTCCTAATG AAATCCCAGAAAATGAgtatatcaaatattttgcACCAGATTGCTTGTTGAATATTCCAAATGGGCACATA GAGAATTTGAATAGCAAGTCATATCTTAAAACGATCACGATGCAAGTGCTGGAAAACCTTCGTAGCATCCAACATGCTCCAGGTGTACAGATGCAGGAG GTTCCACCTGATTTTTATATTCCTGATTTTGATGAAGATGAGCAAAATGCTGATGAGCGCATGGATC AGCACACCCAAGACAAGCAAATCCAGCGTGATGATGAATATTACGATGGTGACAACGATAATGATCATAACATGGACATGTGA
- the LOC105799196 gene encoding alkaline/neutral invertase E, chloroplastic, with protein sequence MALSEASLCLNHMLLSNSSSNFGKQRNLGLVQFHHSLRTLGNGIKRCGFRSISFCSTDRKNLTKISCLLSCKCQRADRVSGLTADDGRPRSLSINGKTNVSNVQELNELLQSDGEGVASGDTNGVGTVGGRKGIEEEAWDLLKESVVYYCGNPIGTIAASDTSSSSILNYDQVFIRDFIPSGIAFLLKGEYDIVRNFILHTLQLQSWEKTMDCHSPGQGLMPASFKVRTVPLDGDNSVTEDVLDPDFGEAAIGRVAPVDSGLWWIILLRAYGKCTGDLSVQERVDVQTGIKMILKLCLADGFDMFPTLLVTDGSCMIDRRMGIHGHPLEIQALFYSALLCAREMLAPEDGSADLIRALNNRLVALSFHIREYYWIDMKKLNEIYRYKTEEYSYDAVNKFNIYPDQIPSWLVEFMPSRGGYLIGNLQPAHMDFRFFSLGNLWSIVGGLATVDQSHAILDLVEEKWSELVADMPLKICYPALEGQEWRIITGSDPKNTAWSYHNGGSWPTLLWQLTVACMKMNRPEIAEKAVMLAERRLSRDKWPEYYDTRRARFIGKQSRLFQTWSIAGYLVAKLLLANPSAAKVLITEEDSELVNAFSCMLSSNPRRKRGRKGFKQPFII encoded by the exons ATGGCGCTGTCAGAAGCATCTTTGTGTTTAAATCATATGCTTTTATCCAACTCTAGTTCAAATTTTGGCAAACAACGAAATTTAGGGTTAGTACAATTCCATCATAGTTTAAGAACATTGGGAAATGGAATAAAGAGGTGTGGATTTAGGAGTATCAGTTTTTGTAGTACTGATAGAAAGAACCTAACAAAAATATCATGTCTCTTGAGCTGCAAATGCCAAAGGGCTGATAGGGTTAGTGGATTAACCGCAGATGATGGAAGACCCAGATCACTTTCTATAAATGGTAAGACTAATGTGAGTAATGTTCAAGAGTTGAATGAACTGTTGCAATCCGATGGGGAAGGGGTTGCCAGTGGTGACACAAATGGGGTCGGGACAGTAGGTGGTAGGAAAGGGATTGAGGAAGAAGCATGGGATTTGCTAAAGGAGTCTGTTGTTTATTATTGTGGTAACCCGATTGGAACAATTGCTGCAAGCGATACGAGCAGCTCAAGCATTCTAAACTATGATCAAGTCTTTATCCGTGACTTCATACCTTCAGGGATAGCTTTTCTATTGAAGGGAGAATATGATATTGTTCGGAATTTCATTCTGCACACTCTTCAGTTGCAG AGCTGGGAGAAAACCATGGATTGTCATAGTCCTGGTCAAGGGCTGATGCCTGCCAGTTTCAAAGTGCGTACTGTTCCACTTGATGGTGACAATTCTGTGACTGAAGATGTATTAGACCCTGATTTTGGTGAAGCTGCAATCGGCCGTGTTGCTCCGGTTGATTCTG GACTATGGTGGATTATACTTTTACGAGCTTATGGAAAATGCACCGGAGATCTTTCAGTGCAAGAGAGGGTTGATGTGCAAACTGGGATTAAAATGATCTTAAAGCTCTGTCTCGCTGATGGCTTTGACATGTTTCCAACTTTGTTAGTGACAGATGGTTCTTGCATGATAGATCGTCGCATGGGAATTCATGGTCATCCTCTGGAAATTCAG GCACTCTTTTATTCGGCATTACTCTGTGCACGTGAGATGCTTGCTCCTGAAGATGGTTCAGCTGACCTTATAAGAGCTCTTAACAATCGTTTAGTTGCATTATCATTTCACATCAGAGAATATTACTGGATTGACATGAAAAAGCTTAATGAAATTTACCGTTACAAGACAGAGGAGTATTCATATGATGCAGTTAATAAGTTCAACATCTACCCTGATCAAATCCCTTCCTGGTTAGTGGAATTTATGCCTTCTAGGGGAGGTTATTTGATTGGAAACCTGCAGCCAGCTCACATGGATTTCCGTTTCTTTTCACTTGGAAACTTATGGTCTATTGTTGGCGGCCTTGCAACGGTTGATCAATCACATGCCATATTGGATCTTGTTGAAGAAAAATGGTCGGAGTTGGTGGCTGATATGCCATTGAAAATATGTTATCCTGCTCTTGAGGGCCAGGAATGGCGAATTATCACAGGAAGTGACCCCAAGAACAC TGCCTGGTCATACCACAATGGAGGTTCTTGGCCAACTTTGCTTTGGCAG CTCACTGTGGCATGCATGAAGATGAACAGACCAGAGATTGCTGAAAAAGCTGTAATGCTTGCTGAGAGACGCTTATCTAGAGACAAGTGGCCAGAATACTATGACACTAGAAGAGCGAGGTTTATCGGAAAGCAGTCACGGTTGTTTCAAACATGGTCTATTGCTGGATACCTTGTGGCAAAGCTTCTCCTTGCTAACCCTAGTGCAGCAAAGGTTCTTATAACTGAGGAGGACTCTGAACTTGTAAATGCGTTTTCTTGCATGCTCAGCTCCAACCCAAGGAGGAAACGCGGCCGTAAAGGGTTTAAACAGCCCTTCATCATATGA
- the LOC105799198 gene encoding serine/threonine-protein kinase D6PKL2: MEPWLDDLADDLQSVSFTSCSSATVNRSTSSGSASNSGSSSLAPSAHGSFSSKSLRSCTLSLADLRFSLRLGSGDIGSVYLAELKSHAPPSSSNAADTNKNNSNSKSSSKSEVLFAAKVMDKKELASRSKEGRARTEVEILKLLDHPFLPSLYAAIDSPKWLCLLTEFCPGGDLHVLRQHQPLKRFPESAVRFYASEMVVALEYLHMLGIVYRDLKPENVLVRSDGHIMLTDFDLSLKCDESTSTPQIISNKKPLLPAPQNVYPIHQLPFISSSCIIPNCIVPAVSCFHPKRKRKKKSSHRGGPEFVAEPMDVRSMSFVGTHEYLAPEIVSGEGHGSPVDWWTLGIFMYELFYGVTPFKGVDHELTLANIVARALEFPKEPTIPTAAKDLIHQLLVKDPARRLGSTMGASAIKHHPFFHGVNWALLRCTTPPYVPPPFRRQVVADGSCPETPVEYY; the protein is encoded by the exons ATGGAGCCGTGGCTCGACGACTTAGCCGACGATCTCCAAAGCGTAAGCTTCACCTCATGTTCCAGCGCCACTGTAAACCGCAGCACCAGCTCAGGCTCCGCCTCCAACTCCGGTTCTTCCTCTCTCGCTCCCTCCGCTCACGGTTCATTCTCTTCCAAGTCCCTACGCTCATGCACGCTCTCCCTCGCCGACCTCCGCTTCTCCCTTCGCCTCGGGTCCGGCGATATCGGCTCTGTCTACTTAGCCGAACTCAAGTCTCATGCACCACCTTCCAGCTCCAATGCCGCtgacacaaacaaaaacaacagCAACAGTAAAAGCAGCAGCAAGAGCGAAGTCCTTTTTGCAGCAAAGGTGATGGACAAGAAAGAGCTAGCGTCCAGGAGTAAAGAAGGGCGAGCAAGGACTGAGGTGGAAATACTCAAATTGTTGGACCATCCTTTCTTACCCTCGCTTTACGCCGCTATCGATTCCCCTAAATGGCTCTGTTTGTTAACAGAGTTTTGTCCAGGCGGCGACCTTCACGTCCTCCGCCAACATCAACCTCTCAAACGTTTCCCAGAATCCGCCGTCAG GTTCTATGCATCAGAGATGGTGGTAGCGTTAGAGTACCTTCATATGTTAGGGATTGTTTATCGCGATCTAAAGCCTGAAAATGTGCTTGTTCGATCAGATGGTCACATTATGCTCACGGACTTTGACCTCTCATTAAAGTGCGATGAATCTACGTCAACACCCCAGattatttctaataaaaaacCACTGCTTCCAGCTCCCCAAAACGTCTATCCTATACATCAACTTCCTTTTATATCCTCTTCATGCATTATACCTAATTGCATAGTACCTGCAGTGTCATGTTTCCACCCAAAACGCAAACGCAAAAAGAAGTCTAGCCACCGTGGTGGGCCTGAGTTTGTGGCTGAACCAATGGATGTCCGTTCCATGTCTTTTGTTGGGACTCATGAGTATTTGGCACCAGAAATTGTATCCGGGGAGGGCCATGGTAGCCCTGTGGACTGGTGGACACTGGGGATTTTTATGTATGAACTGTTTTATGGGGTAACACCATTTAAGGGCGTCGATCATGAGCTAACCCTAGCTAATATTGTGGCTCGAGCCCTTGAGTTCCCCAAAGAACCAACAATTCCCACGGCGGCTAAGGATCTTATTCACCAGCTACTGGTCAAGGATCCTGCAAGGCGGTTAGGGTCCACAATGGGTGCATCAGCCATCAAGCACCATCCGTTCTTCCACGGGGTCAATTGGGCATTGCTAAGATGCACAACCCCACCATATGTACCTCCACCATTTCGTAGACAAGTTGTAGCAGATGGAAGCTGTCCGGAGACCCCAGTGGAGTATTATTAA